The Phacochoerus africanus isolate WHEZ1 chromosome 15, ROS_Pafr_v1, whole genome shotgun sequence genome has a segment encoding these proteins:
- the MTMR3 gene encoding myotubularin-related protein 3 isoform X11, which translates to MGFDMNNAWRISNINEKYKLCGSYPQELIVPAWITDKELESVASFRSWKRIPAVVYRHQSNGAVIARCGQPEVSWWGWRNADDEHLVQSVAKACASDSRSSGSKLSTRNNPRDFPNAGDLSDVEFDSSLSNASGAESLAIQPQKLLILDARSYAAAVANRAKGGGCECPEYYPNCEVVFMGMANIHSIRRSFQSLRLLCTQMPDPGNWLSALESTKWLHHLSVLLKSALLVVHAVDRDQRPVLAHCSDGWDRTPQIVALAKLLLDPYYRTIEGFQVLVEMEWLDFGHKFADRCGHGENSDDLNERCPVFLQWLDCVHQLQRQFPCSFEFNEAFLVKLVQHTYSCLFGTFLCNNAKERGEKHTQERTCSVWSLLRAGNKAFKNLLYSSQSEAVLYPVCHVRNLMLWSAVYLPCPSPSTPVDDSCAPYPGPGTSPEDPPLSRLPKTRSFDNLTTACDNTVPLTSRRSSDPSLNEKWQEHRRSLELSTLAGPGEEPLDPDSLGKPTKVLAGAELSVAAGVAEGQMENILQEATKEESGIEDPAHRGMQEVKEEALLEKESRRKTPEGPAIVFQQEPELGDDALSSQPGTSLPLFLQGIPEQQGGHSVLPSSLQETPRGEDVQEVPVEQSRIGAMAEDREEAVLPIPIDAEVGYGTSQSSSLPSQVPLEARGPNVDSSMDLLIEDKMKSESGPQGHHRSCLVNSGRFSGKFVLPQAMEPRLLERSLAERPQVGSVVYRTSPGSTHSPAHSPCALPLSECKEGLVCNGAPETENKASEQPPGHSTLQKYPTPNGHCANGEADRSKDSLSRQLSATSCSSSHLPSRNLYHKWLHSHSGRPSAAGSPDQPSRSHLDDDGMPVYTDTIQQRLRQIESGHQQEVETLKKQVQELRSRLESQYLTSSLRFNGDFGDEVSPSEKGGHAQSTQFQHTDTSIPDSESNLDQNCLSRCSTEIFSEASWEQVDKQDTEMTRWLPDHLAAHCYACDSAFWLASRKHHCRDTDRVDQTWNCGNVFCSSCCNQKVPVPSQQLFEPSRVCKSCYSSLHPTSSSIDLELDKPIAATSN; encoded by the exons GCTGTGTGGTAGCTATCCACAGGAACTCATAGTACCTGCCTGGATCACTGACAAAGAACTAGAGAGTGTAGCAAGCTTCAGGTCCTGGAAGCGCATCCCTGCCGTCGTTTATAG GCACCAGAGCAATGGAGCTGTCATTGCGCGCTGTGGACAGCCGGAGGTCAGCTGGTGGGGCTGGCGAAACGCCGATGATGAGCACCTGGTGCAGTCAGTAGCCAAAGCTTGTGCCTCTGACTCCCGATCGAGTGGCAGCAAGCTGTCAACTAGGAACAATCCTCGAGACTTCCCCAATGCAGGAGACCTCTCTGATGTGGAGTTTG ATTCTTCTCTGTCAAATGCTTCAGGAGCAGAGAGTTTAGCCATTCAACCACAGAAGCTTTTGATCTTGGATGCACGCtcctatgcagcagctgtggcaaacCGAGCCAAAGGAGGAGGCTGTGAATGCCCAG AGTATTACCCGAACTGTGAAGTTGTGTTTATGGGGATGGCAAATATTCATTCAATTCGGAGAAGTTTTCAGTCTCTGCGATTGCTGTGCACACAGATGCCAGATCCGGGAAA TTGGCTCTCAGCTCTTGAAAGCACAAAATGGCTCCatcacctctctgtgcttctgaaGTCAGCACTTCTGGTAGTGCATGCTGTGGATCGTGATCAGCGACCAGTGCTAGCCCACTGCTCTGATGGCTGGGACCGCACCCCCCAGATTGTGGCATTGGCTAAGCTCTTGCTGGATCCTTATTACCGAACCATAGAG GGTTTCCAGGTCCTCGTGGAGATGGAGTGGCTAGATTTTGGCCACAAGTTTGCTGACCGGTGTGGTCATGGGGAGAACTCAGATGATCTGAATGAGCGTTGCCCAGTGTTTTTGCAGTGGCTTGACTGCGTTCATCAACTTCAGAGGCAATTTCCGTGCTCTTTTGAGTTCAATGAAGCATTCCTT GTGAAACTGGTGCAACATACCTATTCCTGCCTCTTTGGAACATTCCTGTGCAACAACgccaaggagagaggagaaaagcatACTCAAGAACGGACATGTTCTGTGTGGTCGCTGCTTCGGGCGGGCAACAAGGCTTTCAAAAACCTACTGTATTCCTCTCAGTCAGAAGCC GTGCTGTATCCTGTGTGCCATGTGCGTAACCTGATGCTATGGAGTGCGGTGTACCTGCCCTGCCCATCCCCGTCTACCCCTGTGGACGACAGCTGTGCACCATACCCAGGCCCTGGCACCAGCCCTGAGGATCCACCCCTGAGTCG GCTACCAAAGACTAGATCATTTGACAATCTGACCACAGCCTGCGACAACACAGTGCCTCTCACTAGCCGGcgcagcagtgacccgagcctgAATGAGAAGTGGCAAGAGCACCGGCGTTCACTGGAACTGAGCACCCTGGCTGGTCCTGGAGAGGAGCCTCTAGATCCTGACAGCTTGGGGAAACCAACCAAAGTGCTGGCTGGGGCTGAGCTATCTGTTGCAGCTGGAGTGGCTGAGGGGCAAATGGAGAACATTTTGCAAGAGGCCACCAAAGAGGAGAGTGGGATAGAGGACCCTGCTCACAGGGGGATGCAGGAGGTCAAAGAGGAGGCTCTTTTAGAAAAGGAGAGCAGGAGAAAGACCCCTGAGGGCCCAGCCATTGTATTTCAACAAGAGCCAGAACTGGGTGATGATGCTTTGAGCAGCCAGCCAGGCACCAGCCTTCCTCTGTTCTTACAGGGTATTCCTGAGCAGCAGGGTGGGCACAGTGTTCTCCCCAGTTCTCTCCAGGAGACCCCCAGGGGAGAGGATGTCCAAGAGGTCCCTGTGGAACAGTCTCGAATAGGAGCTATGGCAGAGGATAGGGAGGAAGCAGTCCTTCCaatcccaatagatgcagaagttGGTTATGGTACCTCACAGTCAAGTTCTCTGCCCTCCCAAGTCCCACTTGAGGCCAGAGGACCAAACGTGGACAGTTCCATGGACTTGTTAATAGAGGataaaatgaagtcagaaagtggGCCCCAAGGCCATCACAGATCTTGCCTGGTAAACAGTGGCAGGTTCAGTGGCAAGTTCGTGCTTCCTCAAGCCATGGAGCCCAGGCTTTTGGAGAGGAGCCTGGCTGAAAGGCCCCAGGTGGGATCTGTGGTGTATAGGACTTCTCCTGGCAGCACCCACAGCCCAGCACATTCTCCTTGTGCCTTGCCTTTATCTGAATGTAAAGAGGGCCTTGTATGCAATGGTGCCCCTGAGACTGAAAATAAGGCCTCAGAGCAGCCCCCAGGGCATAGTACCCTCCAGAAGTACCCCACCCCCAATGGGCACTGCGCTAATGGGGAAGCTGATAGGAGCAAGGACTCACTGAGTCGCCAGCTGTCTGCTACAAGCTGCAGCTCTTCCCACTTACCCTCGAGGAACTTGTACCACAAGTGGCTGCACAGTCACTCGGGGAGGCCGTCTGCAGCTGGCAGCCCTGATCAGCCTTCCCGTAGCCACCTGGACGATGATGGCATGCCTGTGTACACGGACACAATTCAGCAGCGCCTGCGTCAGATTGAGTCAGGCCACCAGCAGGAAGTGGAGACCTTGAAGAAACAGGTCCAGGAGTTGAGGAGTCGCCTAGAGAGCCAGTATCTGACCAGCTCCCTGCGCTTCAATGGGGACTTTGGGGATGAAGTG AGTCCTTCAGAAAAAGGAGGACATGCCCAAAGCACTCAGTTTCAGCATACAGAT ACCTCAATTCCCGACTCGGAAAGCAATCTGGATCAGAACTGTTTGTCTCGCTGCAGCACAGAGATTTTCTCTGAAGCCAGCTGGGAGCAGGTGGATAAACAGGACACGGAG ATGACTCGATGGCTCCCCGACCACCTGGCTGCCCACTGCTATGCGTGTGATAGTGCCTTCTGGCTTGCCAGTAGGAAGCACCACTGCAG GGACACTGACCGTGTTGATCAAACGTG GAATTGTGGGAATGTATTCTGCTCCAGTTGTTGTAACCAGAAGGTTCCAGTTCCCAGCCAACAGCTCTTTGAACCTAGTCGCGTGTGCAAGTCTTGCTATAGCAGCCTGCATCCCACAAGCTCCAGCATTGACCTTGAACTGGATAAGCCCATTGCTGCCACTTCAAACTGA